From the genome of Melitaea cinxia chromosome 12, ilMelCinx1.1, whole genome shotgun sequence, one region includes:
- the LOC123658382 gene encoding small ubiquitin-related modifier 3: protein MSDEKKGESEHINLKVLGQDNAIVQFKIKKHTPLRKLMNAYCDRAGLSMQVVRFRFDGQPINENDTPTSLEMEEGDTIEVYQQQTGGALV, encoded by the exons aTGTCTGATGAGAAAAAG ggaGAAAGCGAACACATCAACTTAAAAGTACTAGGACAGGATAATGCTATTGTCCAattcaaaataaagaaacacaCACCTCTAAGAAAGTTGATGAATGCGTACTGTGATAGAGCG GGTCTATCAATGCAAGTTGTCAGATTCCGATTTGACGGACAACCTATCAACGAAAATGACACGCCCACATCACTGGAAATGGAAGAGGGTGACACAATAGAAGTGTACCAACAGCAGACGGGAGGGGCTCTAGTGTAA